From one Coffea eugenioides isolate CCC68of chromosome 11, Ceug_1.0, whole genome shotgun sequence genomic stretch:
- the LOC113752162 gene encoding uncharacterized protein LOC113752162 — MEECNMCKDNLAKLSLGALLEVMGIMEWCGEMGHQGEKEVNSDDQWTSVLSFSSNIFLLEAHQINTHAHRDVNHANILNQHIGRDSGLGLYRILQLLFIVPKKVLSIGILLQVEYILHKTNILGGKWSSKLKAAFVLRSLLIGEFVRVRGLHKTKIMASDDFCFRVQDHGTALTEKKNRVRCNHCGKEISGFSRLKCHLAGFRLNVASCLQVPPNIREAFYNQITEKKRGNLSQEVGEHCSSNIPSRRDMLLLTDSAKSCDPELTRASSMGSEKRLKIGSSSGNHGTVSVALTKARLDSQSAVSTQVFSDREFQKKVGRFFYEAGIELDAVTCPSFRMMLNAHFGSEDIAYPIPSCEDLSGWILRELVEEMELYVREIKSSWSSTGCSILLDGWEDLTGRRLVNVLVACPKGTVYLRSADISGFDQEIGCMLGFLDDVLKEVDVQNVVQIITCSTSSWMKTVGQQVMEKYKTVFWTVCALHCLELTLKKMGAIDAVKATLDKAKSITRFVHSDATILKVLRDHTSAKYLVRPSKFKLTEPFLTLENLLFLQEKLQQMFLSTAWKTSRYASSVEGKRVAELLADSSFWTGVEMAVKATIPLVRVIELIAKNSEPQVGFIYETMDQAKETIKEELDDKESIYLPFWKAIDDIWDGSLHSPLHAAGYFLNPKYFYTNDFYADSEVLNGLLCCIVRLAEDPRLQGVINSQIEEYRGAKGPFGLGLAHLQSSPGSWWLDYGHGCPQLQHFAIRILSQTCSGAARYNLKRSLAEKLLNKGRNPIEQERLAAMVFVHCNLQLQNFNQGIASDFGTAAIDPMDDWVVDKAPPVVSQNNEGGKELTWKELDCGNIIGGRGEESYWGLSQADYGLHLFWTKLAASQVLCGNGKPFGYCYHVTSPH; from the exons ATGGAGGAGTGCAACATGTGCAAGGACAACCTTGCTAAACTCAGCCTGGGAGCACTGCTGGAG GTGATGGGGATCATGGAGTGGTGTGGGGAGATGGGGCATCAAGGAGAGAAAGAG GTGAACTCAGATGATCAATGGACTTCAGTTTTAAGCTTCTCAAGCAATATTTTCCTACTTGAGGCACACCAGATAAACACGCATGCACACAGAGAT GTAAACCATGCTAACATACTCAACCAGCACATTGGAAGAGATTCAGGCCTAGGACTTTATCGTATATTACAACTTCTATTCATTGTTCCCAAGAAAGTTCTGTCAATTGGAATTCTACTTCAAGTGGAGTATATACTTCATAAAACCAACATTTTAGGGGGCAAGTGGAGTAGTAAGTTGAAAGCCGCTTTTGTTTTGAGATCTTTGCTAATTGGGGAATTTGTGCGTGTCAGGGGTTTACATAAAACCAAGATAATGGCTTCAGATGACTTTTGCTTTAGAGTTCAAGACCATGGCACTGCTCTTACAGAGAAGAAAAACCGAGTTAGGTGCAATCATTGTGGAAAAGAAATCAGCGGGTTTAGTCGCCTTAAATGCCACCTAGCAGGATTCCGGCTTAATGTAGCTTCTTGTTTGCAAGTTCCTCCTAATATTAGGGAAGCATTCTACAATCAAATaactgaaaagaaaagagggaatctTAGTCAGGAAGTGGGGGAGCATTGTTCCTCTAATATTCCTTCAAGAAGAGATATGTTGCTTCTTACAGATTCTGCTAAGTCTTGTGATCCAGAGCTTACTCGAGCTTCCAGCATGGGAAGCGAAAAAAGGCTGAAGATTGGATCCTCTTCAGGAAACCATGGAACAGTGTCAGTTGCTCTTACCAAGGCCAGGCTTGATTCTCAATCAGCTGTGAGTACCCAAGTTTTCTCTGATAGGGAATTCCAGAAGAAGGTTGGTAGATTCTTTTACGAAGCAGGAATTGAGCTGGATGCTGTTACATGTCCTAGCTTTCGGATGATGCTGAATGCCCACTTTGGTTCTGAAGATATAGCTTACCCAATTCCTAGCTGTGAGGATTTAAGTGGGTGGATTCTTCGGGAATTAGTGGAAGAGATGGAGCTGTATGTGAGAGAGATTAAAAGCTCGTGGTCAAGCACAGGTTGCAGCATCCTATTGGATGGGTGGGAAGACTTGACAGGTCGCAGACTTGTGAATGTTCTGGTGGCCTGCCCAAAAGGCACAGTTTATCTTCGATCAGCAGACATCTCTGGGTTTGATCAGGAGATTGGTTGCATGTTGGGGTTCCTTGATGATGTTCTCAAGGAAGTTGACGTTCAAAATGTAGTACAGATCATCACTTGCTCCACTTCATCTTGGATGAAGACTGTTGGCCAGCAGGTGATGGAAAAATATAAGACGGTTTTTTGGACAGTTTGTGCATTGCATTGTTTAGAACTTACGTTGAAGAAAATGGGAGCAATTGATGCAGTTAAAGCAACACTGGATAAAGCAAAATCAATCACAAGATTTGTACACAGCGATGCTACTATTCTAAAAGTTCTCAGAGATCACACTTCGGCCAAGTACCTGGTTAGGCCATCCAAGTTCAAGTTAACAGAGCCTTTCTTAACTCTGGAGAACTTGCTATTTTTACAAGAGAAGTTGCAGCAGATGTTTCTTTCGACTGCTTGGAAGACCTCGAGATATGCTTCCTCAGTGGAAGGGAAAAGAGTGGCTGAACTGTTGGCTGATAGCTCTTTTTGGACTGGAGTGGAAATGGCAGTTAAGGCGACCATACCTCTTGTGCGTGTCATAGAATTGATAGCCAAGAACAGTGAGCCACAAGTGGGCTTTATCTATGAGACGATGGATCAGGCCAAAGAAACAATCAAGGAGGAACTCGATGATAAAGAATCCATATACTTGCCATTTTGGAAGGCAATTGATGACATATGGGATGGATCTTTGCACAGCCCTCTCCATGCTGCAGGATACTTTTTGAATCCAAAGTATTTTTATACTAATGATTTCTATGCAGATTCAGAAGTTTTGAATGGCCTTCTGTGCTGTATTGTGCGTTTGGCTGAAGATCCTAGGCTTCAAGGGGTAATAAATTCACAGATTGAAGAATATCGCGGAGCAAAGGGTCCTTTTGGTCTTGGACTTGCTCATCTGCAGTCTTCTCCAG GTAGTTGGTGGTTAGATTATGGACATGGATGTCCTCAGCTCCAACATTTTGCTATACGCATTTTAAGCCAAACATGTAGTGGTGCTGCAAGATACAATTTGAAGAGGAGCTTGGCTGAGAAGTTACTCAACAAGGGGAGGAATCCGATAGAGCAAGAGAGGCTGGCTGCAATGGTGTTTGTGCACTGCAACTTGCAACTCCAAAATTTTAATCAAGGTATAGCATCTGACTTTGGAACTGCTGCCATTGACCCCATGGACGACTGGGTGGTTGACAAAGCACCACCTGTTGTGTCTCAAAACAATGAAGGGGGGAAAGAACTTACATGGAAGG